The Metallosphaera hakonensis JCM 8857 = DSM 7519 genome includes the window CAACTACCTTACCCTTAAAATCGGATATCTTTACCTTCTTGAGGTCTGTATCTACCAACTCCACGTCCGGAGCCTTTTCTCCTACTTCTGGCATAGCGTGATTATGGAAAACTAACATATAAACCAATTTATCAAGAAGTTTGAATTCTTTAAACCTCGTTAACTTGAAAGGGAAACATGTAGATAATGGATTCAATTTATTTAAAGCGACACGACAGATTTGGTTGAAACCCAACGTGTTTACCGGTTAGAGCTAGGCCGATCAGTTGACTATATGTCCATTGAATCTGTGCTCTTCATATACCACAGTGATGAAAACCTGAGTCGTCCTGAAAGCTATCTCGTGAGCCACTTATCCTGGTCCCATACTGTAACTAGGGCATACATGCTCACGAAGAGCTGAATAACCAATGCCAAGGATCCAATGAACAGAACTTTGAGTTTCTCGTCCTGAAGAAGTCTCCAAAGCGCGTAAACGAAGGGGATAGCGGTTAAGTAACTCGCCAGATGGATGAGAATAATTGAGTACTTGAAACCTATTCTTGGAAAGTGAAGAAGGGTATCCCCCATTATATGAACGTGTAGGCCTTGTACGGGGAGTCTGAAGGAGTTGTGAGTCCCAATCTCCCCCAAGAGTAGAGCGAACACTATTCTCTTCGCTAGAAGGATGGGAATGTGTAGAATGAAATCTCCACCGTGAATAAGAGCCATCTCATAGTCCGAGACGTTAGTATCCACAAGTGTGGATCCTAAGAATATCATGTCGAAGATCGAGATCCCTAAAACCAGAAACGGGAGTAAGGTAGTGTAGAAGAAGTTGTAGACGTAGATCGGGCCCCTCTTTATCATTGTTCCGTCCGTTATCTCCTTAAAGAAGAAGTAGTAGTTGGCCCTCCCCCATCTCAGTAACTGCTTGTAGAGCTTCTTTACGGTTTCGGGGGGATATGTTAGAACAGTGGTTTCGAAGTCCACTATGGCCCTAAATCCCTTAGAAATGACGTAATTGGTGAGCTGTTTGTCGTCTCCAATGAGTGCTCTTCTTCCCATGAAAGTGGGGTTCCTATATTCCTCACTGAGGATGAAGGGCTTCACAAGCTCAGTCCTATATAGCGAGCACTTACCGTTCAATAGGACAGCGTAGCCCGAGCCGTTTACTGCCCTCATGGTAGTCTCCTTGAGTCTCTCAATGAGCTCGGCGAGATAGAAGATGTTCCCAGTTTTAGCGTTCCTCACGTTCACGCTTACGCCTCCCACGTTGTCGTCCATAAGCGAAATCATGTTATGG containing:
- a CDS encoding glycosyltransferase family 2 protein — protein: MNHLDAFYLIFASVTLFLSLTYFLLNSYFSLNTRKFKRVQTNDISDVTVLIPVYGEKEEVFERVVSSVSRQGVKFLVVGDGCDEPYKSIATKYGGEFLRTPVRSGKRKAVSWGIQHVNSKFVLLLDSDTILPDKGIHNMISLMDDNVGGVSVNVRNAKTGNIFYLAELIERLKETTMRAVNGSGYAVLLNGKCSLYRTELVKPFILSEEYRNPTFMGRRALIGDDKQLTNYVISKGFRAIVDFETTVLTYPPETVKKLYKQLLRWGRANYYFFFKEITDGTMIKRGPIYVYNFFYTTLLPFLVLGISIFDMIFLGSTLVDTNVSDYEMALIHGGDFILHIPILLAKRIVFALLLGEIGTHNSFRLPVQGLHVHIMGDTLLHFPRIGFKYSIILIHLASYLTAIPFVYALWRLLQDEKLKVLFIGSLALVIQLFVSMYALVTVWDQDKWLTR